The Mesorhizobium loti genome includes a region encoding these proteins:
- the cobT gene encoding nicotinate-nucleotide--dimethylbenzimidazole phosphoribosyltransferase produces MSFKSLDELRAACLDLPAGSDAAANAVARRQDTLTKPQGSLGRLETIAAWLARWQGRDMPKLDRVKVFVFAGNHGVTAQGVSAYPSEVTVQMVANFAGGGAAINQLARMAGAELDVIPLDLDHPTGDFTQVPAMDGKAFLAAVSAGYDAVTKDLDLICFGEMGIGNTTPAAAISAALFGGGAEKWTGRGTGVDDAGLKRKVVAIEAGLKRHAAALTDPLAIAAALGGRELAAIFGATLAARHLGIPVLLDGFVCTAAAAPLAKLHPTGLAHTIAAHVSAESGHRGLLEALSLPPLLDLGMRLGEGSGACLAVNIVRSALECHARMASFAEAGVSEK; encoded by the coding sequence ATGTCATTCAAATCCCTCGACGAATTGCGCGCCGCCTGCCTCGACCTGCCTGCCGGCAGCGACGCAGCGGCCAATGCGGTTGCGCGCCGCCAGGACACGCTGACCAAGCCGCAAGGCAGCCTTGGCCGACTGGAGACCATCGCCGCCTGGCTGGCGCGCTGGCAGGGCCGCGACATGCCGAAGCTCGACCGCGTCAAGGTTTTCGTCTTCGCTGGCAACCACGGCGTCACCGCGCAAGGCGTGTCGGCCTATCCCTCGGAAGTGACCGTGCAGATGGTTGCGAATTTCGCCGGCGGCGGTGCGGCCATCAACCAGCTTGCCCGCATGGCCGGTGCGGAACTCGACGTCATCCCGCTCGATCTCGACCATCCGACAGGCGACTTCACGCAAGTGCCGGCGATGGACGGCAAGGCATTTCTCGCGGCGGTCTCCGCCGGCTACGACGCGGTTACAAAAGACCTCGACCTTATCTGCTTCGGTGAAATGGGCATCGGCAACACGACACCGGCGGCAGCCATCTCAGCAGCCCTGTTCGGTGGCGGTGCGGAAAAATGGACTGGACGCGGCACCGGCGTCGACGACGCCGGCTTGAAGCGTAAGGTCGTCGCCATCGAAGCCGGGCTGAAGCGCCACGCCGCAGCCCTCACCGACCCGCTTGCTATCGCTGCAGCACTCGGTGGCCGCGAACTCGCCGCCATCTTCGGCGCCACGCTGGCCGCCCGCCATCTGGGCATACCCGTGCTGCTCGACGGCTTCGTCTGCACCGCCGCCGCGGCCCCGCTGGCAAAGCTGCACCCGACCGGCCTCGCTCACACAATCGCAGCCCATGTCTCGGCCGAATCGGGTCATCGCGGCCTGCTCGAAGCGCTTAGCCTGCCGCCGCTACTCGATCTCGGCATGCGACTCGGCGAAGGCTCCGGCGCCTGCCTCGCCGTCAACATCGTCCGCTCGGCGCTGGAGTGCCATGCCCGCATGGCGAGTTTTGCCGAGGCTGGGGTGTCGGAGAAGTAG
- a CDS encoding SRPBCC family protein, whose product MKNRTTVERKSERELVVTRTFNGPARIVFEAWTKPELFKRWWAPKSMGMFLRSCDMDVRVGGGYRLVFGHDASNPAEFFGRYIEVTPHSRLVWTNDEGGDGGPVTTVTFEEKGGKTLLVLHELYPSKEALDAAGTGAADAMDEQFEQLDELLVTLGAGEGRS is encoded by the coding sequence ATGAAGAACCGCACGACGGTGGAACGGAAGTCTGAGCGTGAGCTCGTCGTTACGCGAACCTTCAACGGCCCGGCGCGCATCGTTTTCGAGGCGTGGACCAAGCCCGAGCTGTTCAAGCGGTGGTGGGCGCCGAAGTCGATGGGCATGTTCCTGCGTTCCTGCGATATGGATGTTCGTGTCGGGGGCGGGTACCGCTTGGTGTTCGGCCACGATGCCTCAAACCCTGCCGAGTTCTTCGGTAGGTATATCGAAGTGACACCGCACTCGCGCCTCGTCTGGACCAATGACGAAGGTGGTGACGGTGGACCCGTCACCACGGTGACCTTCGAGGAAAAAGGTGGCAAGACGCTGCTGGTCCTGCACGAGCTCTATCCCTCGAAAGAAGCTCTCGACGCTGCCGGCACCGGGGCGGCGGATGCGATGGACGAGCAGTTCGAGCAGTTGGACGAGCTTCTCGTCACGCTGGGCGCGGGCGAGGGACGGTCATGA
- a CDS encoding helix-turn-helix transcriptional regulator has protein sequence MVQYSRIRLDASFAALSDATRRGVLEQLGRSDASITELAEKFHMTLTGMKKHVGVLEQAGLVTTEKVGRVRTCKLGLHGLEEEAAWIERHRRLWDARFDELDKVVEELKRKEKVDGRKKR, from the coding sequence ATGGTTCAGTATTCTCGGATCCGCTTAGATGCCTCGTTCGCCGCGCTCTCGGACGCCACCCGACGCGGCGTTCTGGAGCAGCTCGGCCGTTCGGACGCTTCGATCACGGAGCTTGCCGAGAAATTCCACATGACCCTCACGGGCATGAAGAAGCATGTCGGCGTTTTGGAGCAGGCGGGGCTCGTCACCACAGAGAAGGTCGGGCGCGTGCGGACCTGCAAGCTCGGCCTACACGGACTGGAGGAAGAGGCGGCATGGATCGAGAGGCACCGCCGGCTCTGGGACGCACGCTTCGACGAGTTGGACAAGGTTGTCGAGGAATTGAAACGGAAGGAGAAAGTCGATGGACGAAAGAAGAGATAG
- a CDS encoding endonuclease: protein MSLRLATFNVENLMNRFDFSGYRNQLNEDRTLALFDIQSEAEYKMLEQARAIAQSDDTRQLTALAIAATRADIICMQEVDNIEALKAFEYGYLFKMVGQGYRQKYTTSGNDSRGIDVAVMMRNETAQGQPIEFVRMTSHAYVTYEQFGLHTPELAALGNQANERIFRRDCLEVDVTVGGVPLTLYLVHFKSMGSPRNGLDGREATMPVRAAEAQAVRRIIEERFGGEHAADKRWAICGDMNDYRQRVKIAGDAFDGYHFEVVDEAVSCINVLTEGGFCENVVERRPEMNRWSFYHTRGPEERHLCQLDYILLSKGLAASNATAVPDIIRNGQPWRTIFPPGQEVERFPRAGWDRPKASDHCPVAITLDMA, encoded by the coding sequence ATGTCGCTGCGCCTTGCCACCTTCAATGTCGAGAACCTGATGAACAGGTTCGATTTTTCCGGCTATCGCAACCAGCTCAACGAGGATCGAACGCTGGCGCTGTTCGATATCCAGAGCGAGGCGGAATACAAGATGCTGGAGCAGGCGCGCGCCATCGCCCAGTCCGACGACACGCGCCAGCTGACGGCGCTGGCGATCGCGGCCACCCGCGCCGACATCATCTGCATGCAGGAGGTCGACAATATCGAGGCGCTGAAGGCCTTCGAATACGGCTATTTGTTCAAGATGGTGGGGCAGGGCTACCGGCAGAAATACACCACATCGGGCAATGATTCGCGCGGCATCGACGTTGCCGTGATGATGCGCAACGAAACCGCGCAGGGCCAGCCGATCGAATTCGTGCGCATGACCAGCCATGCCTATGTCACCTACGAGCAGTTCGGGCTGCACACGCCGGAGCTGGCGGCCCTCGGCAACCAGGCCAATGAGCGCATCTTCCGGCGCGACTGCCTGGAGGTCGATGTCACCGTGGGCGGCGTGCCGCTGACGCTCTACCTCGTGCATTTCAAGTCGATGGGCTCGCCGCGCAACGGGCTCGACGGGCGCGAGGCGACGATGCCGGTGCGTGCTGCGGAGGCGCAGGCCGTGCGGCGGATCATCGAGGAGCGTTTCGGTGGGGAGCATGCCGCCGACAAGCGCTGGGCGATCTGCGGCGACATGAACGACTACCGGCAGCGCGTGAAGATCGCCGGCGACGCGTTCGACGGCTACCACTTCGAGGTGGTCGACGAGGCCGTGTCCTGTATCAACGTACTGACAGAAGGTGGCTTCTGCGAAAATGTCGTCGAGCGGCGGCCGGAGATGAACCGCTGGAGTTTCTACCACACGCGCGGACCGGAAGAGCGGCATCTGTGCCAGCTCGACTACATCCTGTTGTCGAAAGGGCTCGCCGCCAGCAACGCGACTGCCGTTCCCGACATCATCCGCAACGGCCAGCCCTGGCGCACCATCTTTCCGCCGGGGCAGGAAGTGGAGCGCTTTCCGCGCGCCGGCTGGGACCGGCCGAAGGCGTCGGACCATTGCCCGGTGGCGATCACCCTGGACATGGCCTGA
- the cobS gene encoding adenosylcobinamide-GDP ribazoletransferase: MKFKNLALSPRQVVDDVALCLVFFTRLPLPVFDFRGRSLAAAIWAAPVAGLVVGLIGAIVFATAERFGLAMGPAAALALVATLLTTGCLHEDGLSDVADGFGGGKSRGRKLEIMRDSRIGAYGAAALGLSLLIRWSALSEFVDPTQALFALLAAHAASRGLLGAFMHLLPPARIDGLSADAGTVSQETAIAGAVLGAIPLLLLGLGGAVFALVLLGLLFAAFRALCLNQIDGQTGDTIGALQQASEIAVLLVASVALS; this comes from the coding sequence ATGAAGTTCAAGAACCTGGCTCTTTCACCGCGGCAGGTCGTCGACGACGTCGCGCTTTGCCTGGTCTTTTTCACCCGTCTGCCGCTGCCGGTCTTCGACTTTCGCGGCCGCAGCCTTGCCGCCGCGATCTGGGCCGCCCCCGTCGCCGGCCTCGTCGTCGGCCTGATCGGCGCGATCGTCTTTGCCACGGCGGAGCGGTTCGGCCTTGCCATGGGGCCGGCGGCCGCCCTCGCCCTCGTCGCAACCCTGCTCACCACCGGCTGTCTGCATGAGGATGGGCTGTCCGACGTCGCCGACGGCTTTGGCGGCGGCAAGTCGCGCGGCCGCAAACTCGAGATCATGCGCGACAGCCGCATCGGCGCTTATGGCGCGGCGGCGCTGGGCCTGTCGCTGCTGATCCGCTGGAGCGCGCTGTCTGAGTTCGTCGATCCCACACAGGCGCTGTTTGCCCTCCTGGCCGCACACGCGGCCTCGCGCGGCCTGCTTGGCGCCTTCATGCATCTCTTGCCCCCGGCGCGGATCGACGGCCTGTCGGCCGATGCCGGCACCGTCTCGCAGGAAACCGCCATCGCGGGGGCCGTGCTCGGCGCGATCCCGCTGCTCTTGCTTGGGCTGGGCGGCGCTGTTTTCGCGCTCGTCCTGCTTGGCCTGCTGTTTGCCGCGTTCCGTGCCCTTTGCCTCAACCAGATCGATGGCCAGACCGGCGACACGATCGGCGCACTGCAGCAGGCAAGCGAAATCGCGGTGCTTCTCGTCGCTTCCGTAGCGCTTTCCTGA
- a CDS encoding PhzF family phenazine biosynthesis protein yields MKTRNYLLYDVFTTERLAGNPLAVVLDSKGLDTAAMQAIAREFNLSESVFVLPPDNPKHRNRIRIFTPDYEMPFAGHPTVGSAIALAELAGEGGAGIFVLEENIGPVRCAVSKHDGNTFAEFDLAKLPEPLKLEADPEAIGAALGLTPHEIGFENHRVAFWSAGVPYVTIPVANLEAAGRVRLDNQAWSELAPRKSEWAFASPYVYCRETVNYESAFHVRMIVPGTPSYEDPATGSAAAAFAGAIMHFDAPTDGTSQLWIEQGLEMGRPSRIRLELTVQGGKLASARIGGNAVKVAEGKLFV; encoded by the coding sequence ATGAAAACCCGGAATTACTTGCTCTACGATGTGTTTACGACCGAGCGACTGGCCGGCAATCCTTTGGCCGTCGTGCTGGACAGCAAGGGATTGGACACGGCCGCGATGCAGGCCATCGCGCGCGAATTCAACCTGTCCGAATCGGTTTTCGTGCTGCCGCCGGACAATCCCAAGCACAGAAATCGCATCCGCATCTTCACGCCCGACTATGAAATGCCGTTCGCCGGCCACCCGACTGTGGGGTCGGCGATCGCGCTGGCCGAACTGGCGGGAGAGGGCGGCGCCGGCATCTTCGTGCTGGAGGAAAACATCGGCCCGGTGCGTTGCGCCGTCAGCAAGCACGACGGCAACACCTTTGCCGAGTTCGACCTGGCGAAGCTGCCGGAGCCGCTAAAGCTCGAGGCCGATCCGGAGGCGATCGGTGCGGCCCTTGGGTTGACGCCGCACGAGATCGGCTTCGAGAATCACCGCGTCGCGTTCTGGTCGGCCGGCGTACCTTATGTGACCATCCCGGTTGCCAATCTCGAGGCGGCGGGCCGGGTCCGGCTGGACAACCAGGCTTGGTCGGAACTGGCGCCGCGCAAGAGCGAGTGGGCCTTCGCCAGCCCCTATGTCTACTGCCGCGAGACGGTGAACTACGAAAGCGCCTTCCATGTACGCATGATCGTGCCTGGCACGCCTTCCTATGAGGATCCGGCGACCGGCTCGGCGGCAGCCGCCTTTGCCGGCGCGATCATGCATTTCGACGCGCCGACCGACGGCACTTCGCAGCTGTGGATCGAGCAGGGGCTGGAGATGGGCCGGCCATCGCGCATCCGCCTCGAACTGACCGTGCAAGGCGGAAAACTGGCCTCGGCGCGCATTGGCGGCAACGCGGTGAAGGTGGCGGAAGGCAAGCTGTTCGTTTGA
- a CDS encoding efflux RND transporter periplasmic adaptor subunit, translating to MDQIVNLPKTESDSAIETALGLDRQGLRKSRRRGWLYALLALIVLVAGLGAYQWYAGSPARIDYTTVPAAKADLTVAVSATGTLQPLTQVDISSQLSGIIRSVSVEENQQVKKGDVLAALDTTKLQVQIERAEASAKGAAANVEDATVTLAENEKALVRAAALTKRGMATDQSLEAATATRDRSKAALDSAQANLAIANADLKSQQTDLANSTIYAPIDGIVLTRSVDPGQTVASSLQAPVLFIIAADLRNMELVAAVDEADIGAVKSGQHARFTVDAFPERPFDAEIRDISYASVTTDGVVTYNARLEVDNNELLLRPGMTATVSVVTKQAKGVLTVPATAFRYRPAQQAARGWNLSDLFTGRMGRPGGNRQRQAATVPTDGSRTLYVLENGRPRPVSVKIGSTDGELTEIISGLDEGAQVITASQQRS from the coding sequence GTGGACCAGATTGTCAATCTGCCAAAGACGGAATCGGATTCCGCCATCGAGACGGCGCTTGGGCTCGACAGGCAAGGTCTGCGCAAGTCGCGCCGTCGCGGCTGGCTCTATGCGCTGCTGGCGCTGATCGTGCTCGTCGCCGGGCTTGGCGCCTATCAGTGGTATGCCGGCTCGCCTGCCAGGATTGATTACACCACCGTGCCTGCCGCCAAGGCTGATCTTACCGTCGCGGTGTCGGCGACCGGTACGCTGCAGCCGCTCACCCAGGTCGATATTTCCAGCCAGCTCTCCGGCATCATCCGGTCGGTGTCGGTCGAGGAGAACCAGCAGGTCAAGAAGGGCGACGTGCTGGCGGCGCTCGACACCACCAAGCTGCAGGTCCAGATCGAACGGGCGGAGGCCTCCGCCAAGGGCGCCGCCGCCAATGTCGAGGACGCCACGGTAACGCTCGCCGAAAACGAGAAGGCGCTTGTGCGCGCGGCGGCACTGACCAAGCGCGGCATGGCGACCGACCAGTCGCTCGAGGCGGCCACCGCGACGCGCGACCGTTCCAAGGCGGCGCTCGACAGCGCTCAGGCCAATCTCGCCATCGCCAATGCCGATCTGAAATCGCAGCAGACCGACCTTGCCAACAGCACCATCTATGCGCCAATCGACGGCATCGTGTTGACGCGCTCGGTCGACCCCGGCCAGACGGTCGCCTCCTCGCTGCAGGCGCCGGTGCTGTTCATCATCGCCGCCGATCTCAGGAACATGGAACTGGTGGCAGCGGTCGACGAAGCCGACATCGGCGCGGTCAAATCCGGCCAGCATGCCCGCTTCACCGTCGATGCTTTCCCCGAGCGGCCATTCGATGCCGAAATCCGCGACATCTCCTATGCCTCGGTCACCACCGACGGCGTCGTCACCTACAATGCGCGGCTTGAAGTCGACAACAACGAGCTGTTGCTGCGGCCCGGCATGACCGCCACCGTTTCGGTCGTCACCAAGCAGGCCAAGGGCGTGCTCACCGTGCCGGCCACCGCCTTCCGCTATCGCCCTGCGCAGCAGGCCGCCCGCGGCTGGAACCTGAGCGACCTGTTCACCGGCCGCATGGGCCGCCCCGGCGGCAACCGCCAGCGCCAGGCCGCCACAGTGCCCACCGACGGCTCGCGCACGCTCTACGTGCTGGAGAACGGGCGACCACGTCCGGTCAGCGTCAAGATCGGCTCCACCGACGGCGAACTGACCGAGATCATATCGGGCCTGGACGAAGGCGCTCAGGTCATCACCGCGTCGCAGCAGCGGAGTTGA
- a CDS encoding FtsX-like permease family protein — MIWETVRLSLRSIRRNVLRSFLTLLGIVIGVAAVIAMLTIGSGTTEKVKADISKLGSNLLVVRSGRPAGPGAPGGLDQVVRPLAEKDLAALVAHLTGARAISPASQKQVRVIFGTESLTSGVTGTDSAYLDARDWKLVSGRPFSDSETRSGTGVCLIGETVRQQFFGAGDPEGEIIRVNRTSCKIIGLLEPKGYTGFGQDQDNVVLMPLHAYQRRIAGNRDIDNIYIAADDRTPTSELQPRVEDILRDARRITPERESDFAIRDMTQIADAMASATTTMTGMLGAVAGVSLLVGGIGIMNIMLVSVTERTREIGIRLAIGAHEKHILIQFLVEATVLSLLGGIIGILIGLALAGLASVTLTIPFAPSPAVILLAVGFSALIGMVFGFFPALRGARLDPIDALRHE; from the coding sequence ATGATCTGGGAAACCGTTCGCCTCTCGCTCCGCTCGATCCGTCGCAACGTGCTGCGCTCGTTTCTGACCTTGCTCGGCATCGTCATCGGTGTTGCGGCCGTCATTGCCATGCTCACCATCGGCTCCGGCACCACCGAAAAGGTCAAGGCCGACATCTCCAAGCTTGGCAGCAATCTGCTGGTCGTCCGCTCCGGCCGTCCGGCCGGCCCCGGCGCTCCGGGCGGGCTCGACCAGGTGGTGCGTCCGCTGGCAGAAAAGGACCTGGCAGCACTCGTTGCGCATCTGACCGGCGCGCGCGCCATTTCGCCGGCCTCGCAAAAGCAGGTCCGCGTCATCTTCGGCACCGAGAGCCTGACCTCGGGCGTCACCGGCACCGACAGCGCCTATCTCGATGCGCGCGACTGGAAGCTGGTGTCGGGTCGCCCGTTCAGCGATTCCGAAACCCGCTCGGGCACCGGCGTGTGCCTGATCGGCGAGACGGTGCGCCAGCAATTCTTCGGCGCCGGTGACCCCGAGGGCGAGATCATCCGCGTCAACCGCACCTCCTGCAAGATCATCGGCCTGCTCGAGCCCAAGGGCTATACCGGCTTCGGCCAGGACCAGGACAATGTCGTCCTGATGCCGCTGCATGCCTATCAGCGCCGTATCGCCGGCAACCGCGACATCGACAACATCTACATCGCCGCCGACGACCGCACACCAACCAGCGAGTTGCAGCCGCGCGTTGAGGACATCTTGCGCGATGCGCGCCGCATCACGCCCGAGCGCGAGAGCGATTTCGCCATCCGCGACATGACCCAGATCGCCGACGCCATGGCCAGCGCCACCACCACCATGACCGGCATGCTGGGCGCCGTCGCCGGTGTCAGCCTGCTGGTCGGCGGCATCGGCATCATGAACATCATGCTGGTATCGGTCACCGAACGCACGCGTGAGATCGGCATCAGGCTCGCCATAGGCGCGCATGAAAAACACATCCTCATCCAGTTCCTGGTCGAGGCGACAGTGCTGTCGCTGCTCGGCGGCATCATCGGCATCCTGATCGGCCTGGCACTGGCCGGCCTTGCCTCGGTGACGCTGACCATCCCGTTTGCGCCGAGCCCGGCGGTCATCCTGCTCGCCGTCGGCTTTTCTGCCCTGATCGGCATGGTGTTCGGCTTCTTCCCGGCATTGCGCGGCGCCAGGCTCGACCCGATCGACGCGCTTAGGCATGAGTAA
- a CDS encoding TetR/AcrR family transcriptional regulator, giving the protein MLHIVPDIDTSEALTERQKAVLDAALRLLVEEGDQLTMTAVARRASCSKETLYKWFGDRDGLLTATVQWQASKVRVAQVDGKGLDLASLTASLERFASDWLKVISSDTSIALNRVAVSHAGSGKDNLGAVVLENGRFALAKRLKPVLEAGRQTGLLDFADAETAFRTFFGLVARDVQIRLLLGDRLELTEAAIGGDAARATQQFLALFKSKNRPQGL; this is encoded by the coding sequence GTGTTGCACATCGTGCCCGACATCGACACCAGCGAAGCGCTGACGGAGCGGCAGAAGGCCGTGCTCGACGCAGCGTTGCGGCTGCTGGTCGAGGAGGGCGATCAGCTGACCATGACCGCCGTGGCGCGCCGCGCCAGCTGCTCCAAGGAAACGCTCTACAAATGGTTCGGCGATCGTGACGGACTGCTGACGGCGACGGTGCAATGGCAGGCTTCGAAAGTGCGGGTGGCGCAGGTCGACGGCAAGGGGCTTGATCTGGCCTCGCTGACCGCAAGCCTCGAACGCTTCGCCTCGGACTGGCTTAAGGTGATTTCAAGCGACACGTCGATCGCGCTCAACCGGGTGGCGGTCAGCCATGCCGGTTCCGGCAAAGACAATCTCGGCGCCGTGGTGCTGGAGAACGGCCGCTTCGCATTGGCCAAACGGCTGAAGCCTGTGCTTGAGGCCGGCCGACAGACCGGGCTTTTGGATTTCGCGGATGCCGAAACGGCGTTCCGCACCTTTTTCGGGCTGGTCGCCCGCGATGTGCAGATCCGTCTGCTGCTCGGCGACCGGCTGGAATTGACTGAGGCGGCGATCGGCGGCGATGCCGCGCGGGCGACGCAGCAGTTTCTCGCTCTTTTCAAGAGCAAAAACCGGCCGCAAGGCCTCTGA
- the ilvC gene encoding ketol-acid reductoisomerase, protein MRVYYDRDADLNLIKGKKVAIIGYGSQGRAHALNLKDSGAKEIAIGLKAGSATAKKVEADGLKVMSVADAAKWADLMMMATPDELQADIYRSEIAPNIRDGAAIAFAHGLNVHFGLIEPKSTVDVVMIAPKGPGHTVRGEYQKGGGVPCLVAVNQDASGNALDLALSYACGVGGGRSGIIETNFREECETDLFGEQVVLCGGLVELIRAGFETLVEAGYAPEMAYFECLHEVKLIVDLIYEGGIANMNYSISNTAEWGEYVSGPRIITAETKAEMKRVLKDIQTGKFTSEWMQEYRAGMSRFKGIRRNNDSHQIEEVGAKLRAMMPWISKNKLVDKAKN, encoded by the coding sequence ATGCGCGTCTATTACGATCGTGATGCCGATCTCAATCTGATCAAGGGCAAGAAGGTCGCTATCATCGGCTACGGCAGCCAGGGCAGGGCGCATGCGCTCAACCTCAAGGATTCCGGCGCCAAGGAGATCGCCATCGGCCTCAAGGCCGGCTCGGCGACCGCCAAGAAGGTCGAAGCCGATGGGCTCAAGGTGATGAGCGTGGCGGACGCTGCCAAATGGGCCGACCTGATGATGATGGCAACGCCCGACGAACTGCAGGCCGACATCTACAGATCAGAGATCGCGCCGAACATCCGCGATGGTGCGGCGATCGCTTTCGCGCACGGCCTCAACGTGCATTTCGGCCTGATCGAGCCGAAGTCGACGGTCGACGTCGTCATGATCGCGCCGAAGGGCCCCGGCCACACGGTGCGCGGCGAATACCAGAAGGGCGGCGGCGTGCCGTGCCTGGTCGCCGTCAACCAGGACGCCTCTGGCAATGCGCTCGACCTGGCGCTGTCCTACGCCTGCGGCGTCGGCGGCGGCCGTTCGGGCATCATCGAGACCAATTTCCGCGAGGAGTGCGAGACCGATCTGTTCGGCGAGCAGGTTGTGCTGTGCGGCGGTCTGGTCGAACTGATCCGCGCCGGTTTCGAGACACTGGTGGAAGCCGGTTACGCGCCTGAGATGGCCTATTTCGAGTGCCTGCACGAGGTCAAGCTGATCGTCGACCTGATCTATGAAGGCGGCATCGCCAACATGAACTACTCGATCTCGAACACCGCCGAATGGGGCGAATATGTCTCGGGTCCGCGCATCATCACCGCCGAGACCAAGGCCGAGATGAAGCGCGTGCTGAAGGACATCCAGACGGGAAAATTCACCTCGGAGTGGATGCAGGAATACCGCGCCGGCATGTCGCGCTTCAAGGGCATCCGCCGCAACAATGACAGCCACCAGATCGAGGAAGTCGGCGCCAAGCTGCGTGCGATGATGCCGTGGATTTCGAAGAACAAGCTGGTCGACAAGGCCAAGAACTAA
- a CDS encoding ABC transporter ATP-binding protein: MAAGATLITFDKVWKSYGQGEAKVHALAGVDLAIRRGEFVAIMGPSGSGKSTAMNIIGCLDTPTAGTYSFMGIDAGRLDRNRRAMLRNLYVGFVFQGYNLLARTTAAENVELPLIYRGVAARERRDLAMQALAEVGLVGREHHTPAELSGGQQQRVAIARAIVTRPTLLVADEPTGNLDTARTHEIMELLTRLNTELGLTIAMVTHEADVADYAERTIRFLDGHVASDSRKLETAQ; the protein is encoded by the coding sequence GTGGCCGCGGGCGCGACCCTCATCACCTTCGACAAGGTCTGGAAGAGCTACGGCCAGGGCGAAGCCAAGGTGCATGCGCTGGCCGGCGTCGACCTTGCCATTCGGCGTGGTGAATTCGTCGCCATCATGGGTCCGTCCGGCTCCGGCAAGTCGACGGCGATGAACATCATCGGCTGCCTCGACACGCCGACGGCCGGAACCTATTCCTTCATGGGCATCGACGCCGGCCGCCTCGACCGTAACCGTCGCGCCATGCTGCGCAACCTCTATGTCGGCTTCGTCTTCCAGGGCTACAATCTGCTGGCCCGCACCACGGCGGCGGAAAATGTCGAACTGCCGCTGATCTATCGCGGGGTCGCCGCCCGCGAGCGCCGCGACCTTGCCATGCAGGCGCTGGCGGAGGTTGGCCTTGTCGGCCGCGAGCACCACACGCCAGCCGAACTGTCCGGCGGCCAGCAGCAGCGCGTGGCGATCGCGCGCGCCATCGTCACGCGCCCGACGCTGCTTGTCGCCGATGAGCCGACCGGCAATCTCGACACCGCGCGCACGCACGAGATCATGGAGTTGCTGACCCGGCTGAACACCGAGCTTGGCCTGACCATCGCCATGGTCACGCATGAAGCCGACGTCGCCGACTATGCCGAACGCACCATCCGCTTCCTCGACGGCCACGTCGCTTCCGATTCCAGGAAGCTGGAGACGGCACAATGA
- a CDS encoding BA14K family protein gives MNSLFSSTVKSGLIALGILSGVTAPSAAGPIMQPNMSIPTSSVAPTITPVRDGWAGDGPNRQFNGDNWRWRRHDGRRNWNRDNWNGGGNWNGGDDWRWRHGRRHGRHYDDGAAAILGLGLGLGLGSMYNNNNYYDGPPPRRYYRTYRTQRVSNAHVQWCYNRYRSYRAWDNTFQPYGGPRQQCWSPYS, from the coding sequence ATGAATTCGCTCTTTTCTTCCACGGTCAAATCCGGGCTGATAGCCCTCGGTATCCTCTCCGGCGTCACGGCACCGTCCGCCGCCGGACCGATCATGCAGCCGAACATGTCGATTCCCACCAGCTCGGTGGCGCCGACTATTACACCGGTCCGTGACGGTTGGGCCGGCGACGGCCCTAACCGGCAGTTCAACGGCGACAATTGGAGATGGCGCCGTCATGACGGGCGTCGCAATTGGAACCGCGACAACTGGAATGGCGGAGGCAACTGGAATGGCGGCGATGACTGGCGTTGGCGTCACGGTCGCCGCCATGGCCGCCATTACGATGATGGAGCAGCCGCGATCCTGGGCCTTGGGCTGGGGCTTGGCCTCGGCAGCATGTACAACAACAACAATTATTACGACGGGCCGCCGCCGCGCCGCTACTACCGCACCTATCGGACGCAGCGGGTTTCCAATGCCCATGTCCAGTGGTGCTATAACAGGTACCGGTCGTATCGCGCCTGGGACAACACGTTCCAGCCCTACGGTGGCCCGCGCCAGCAATGCTGGTCGCCCTATAGCTAA